Part of the Pseudobdellovibrionaceae bacterium genome is shown below.
AAGTAAAAACGCGGCCGTCTTACCGGTGCCGGTTTGTGCGAGCCCGGCAACGTCTTTACCCTCTAGAATTACAGGTATGGCGGCCTCTTGGATGGGTGTGCATTCTTCAAAACTATTTTTGGCGATTCCAGCTGCCACAGCAGGGTGGAGATCCAACTCCTCAAACTTCACTCAGATCGTCCTTTTCGGAACTTGTTAGATGGTTCAAACCATTATCTGGTTTGAAAAACTACTTATAATGAGCTGACCCGGTTTAGTCAAAGCTCAACCCCGAAAGGGGCAACTGTCGGAAAAAAGAATCCAAAACCTCAATAAAGGCCTGAGTCTGATCAAAATGCACCCAATGGCCCGCATCATTGATGACCGCCCCCTGCACTCGAGGGTTAGAGGCGAGCATTTTTTCAAAAAGGGGCTGAGTCAACTCTGCCGACTGTGCCCCTCGAATGACCAATGTGGGCATGGTCAGGCCCTCAAGTTCGAAAAATCTGTCTTTCGCGTTGCCCAAATCCAGGCTCGCAAGCACTCCGTCCTTAGAAAAACGCCAATCAGCTCCCCCATCCGGCTGGTCAGATATATTCATGTAAAAATAACTGGCGAGAGTGGCGCCCATTTCCCCCTCACCCACCTTTTGAGGAAACTCATTTTGAAAAAACTGGCGCGCCGCTACCCGATTTTTAAACGGGGTCGGAACCATGGCCAAAAGTCGTCGGATGCGGTCAGCCGCCTTGGGATGTGGGGCCGGTCCAATGTCTTCGATGACCAGACCAATTGTGCGATGCGAAAAACGATAGGCAAAATTCAACGCATTTCGCCCCCCCATGGAATGACCCACGAGGACAATCTTATCCCACCCCAATTCATCAATAATTTTTAAGAGGTCATCAGCATAGTCTTCGGGCGCATACCCTGAGGCCGGCTGAAAGCTCCGCCCATGACCGCGCTGATCAAAGGTGAGGATTTGAAAATGTCCGGCAAAAGCATTCACCACTGTTTGCCAATTTCGACCCGATCCCATCAGGCCATGCAGGAAAATCAGCTTGGGATTGTGGGGTTCACCCTCGATTTTATAGTTAAAATTTTCCAAATAACCCAATTCCAACTCCTGGACATTTGACCCCGTCCACTATCCCGAGCCATTATGCGGTGGTCATGCACATAAAGCAAACACCGAAGTTACATCAAGATTGGGTCGACCCAGAGGCCTTCGACGTGGTCGAAAGACTACAAACCGCCGGCCACACCACCTACCTCGTGGGAGGGTGTGTGCGAGACCTTTTATTAGGTAAGCATCCCAAAGACTATGACATTGCCACTATGGCCAAGCCCAATGAGGTTCGGCGCCTGATTCGAAATGCCTATGTGATTGGAAAACGATTTCGATTGGTGCTTGTGAAACGAGGCGACCAACAATATGAGGTGGCCACTTTTCGTCGAGATTTAAAACCCGATGAAAAAACCCCTGAAGAGGACCTGCCTGAAGGCGACAACCTCTTTGGCAGCCCAGAAGAAGATGCTCTCAGGCGAGACTTTACGATCAACGGCCTTTTCTATGATCCCGTCAATGACTCGCTGATTGATTTGTCTGGTGGCCTTGAGGATCTCAAAGCCGGACGCATTCGAATGATTGGCGATCCCGAAGCGCGGTTACTGGAAGATCCCATTCGAATTTTGCGGGCTGTGCGCCTGGCTCACATGATCCGCTTTCAACTGGATGAAGCGCTTCGCTCGGCCATGGCTAAACATGCGTCGTCCCTTTTACAATCGGCTTTACCGCGACGACGAGAAGAGATCTTAAAATTTTTGCGACTGGATAACCCGGCTCTCCCGTTTCTTGAATCCTATGATCTTGGGCTACTTGAGTATATGGCTCCCACGCTGCACGAACTCTTTTCGCACTCAGAAAAAAGTCAGGATTTTGTAACTTACCTGCAAGCTTTCCACGATAAAAGAATGGAAGCGCCTTTTGAGCTGTTTGCGGGGTTGGTGTTGGCCTATTATCGAAGCGTCATTGAGCCGAAATCGGAAGTCCCTGTTAAAAACAAAGACCTTTTAGATAATCCAAAGTTGGTTCGCCTGATGCGCGATGAGCTGGGCATGTTCAAATACGAACAAAGCCTCGTGGCAAAAGCCATACAAATGCAAGGCCTCTTAAACAAGCGGGCCGAGTTTGAGCGACGTGGATCATCAAGGCAAATGGCCATCTTAAAAAATGAGGCCTTTCCGTTAGCTCTTAAATTGGCGGATCGAGATTATTCGTTGAGTGCTGATGACCTCAAGTTCTGGCATGAAAGTTTTGAAAAGGGTCGAAAAGAAATTGAATCCTTTCAAAGCAATAACAATAAACGAAGACGGCGAAGGCGGCGAAAACCCGGCCCCCGAAAAAGACCGCAAAGCTAAAGTGGTTGTTGAAAGCGCTTGGCTTTTTCCTGAACTGTAGCGCTGTCAATCCCCTTAACTCCGGCCACAACAGCTTGAAAGTTTGTGGAGCTGGATTTAAACAAGGCCAAAAGATCCATAGCTGCTTCTTTCACCCGAGGTGATTCATGTGACATCATCTCGCGGGCAAATTTTTCGATGGGTTTACTCCGTCGTTTTTCAGGATTAACCATCATCCACCGTCGCAATCCTATAACGGCGTGGCTCGTTGACACTCCAAGGGCAAACCGTCGTGCAGACTCACTCCACTGGCTCAGCTCTCCACAGGTGCCGCCGCTTAAGCACTGGTTATATGTCGCTACTTTCGCCTTTGCCGTTTTCAATGTGTAAAACCGAGCCTCATTATCCCAAAAGTCATCGTGCTTTACTTGCAACTCATGCGGGCCTAATGTTTCGCTCACTTTCGACCACACCCCACTGAGTGACTCGATCTGATTTTTACCGCCATTAAAGTCTAAGCGGTGCTCACCGAAATTGCCTCGTCCATATAACCACGCCGCCAACAAAAATACAGACAACGATAAAACCGTGAAATACTCGGATCTCTTCATGATCCACCGCCACAACTACCAATATCATATCGACGAAACTGCCAGTTGAGGGCTCGCCCTAAATCTTTGTAACCCCGAACTCGTGGACAGGCCTCTTTGGCAATGACCTGCATTTCACGATCCGACAAACCCAACGTGTGCAATTGATTGGCCAGTGCCTCTTTGGCCACAAGCTCCGCTTTGTTTGAAGTGAGAGCTGACACCACTGAGCCCAAAAGGCTTTTGCGCACCACCGTATCTTGGTTGTCTTGAAACGCCACCATGCGAAGAAGTTGTACTTGAGTGGGTCCAAAACCTTCTTGAATAATATCCAAGGCCTGCAGCAATTGGTCTTGGCTGGGGGACTTAGCTAGAATCAATCGAAATGCCGTCAAAGGAATGGTGCTGTGAGAAATCGATAGGGCACTCATAAGGTCATTTAGTTTTACGTCATCTAGCCATTCTTGTTTTTCACTGACGGCGGTTTCTATTATCTCTAAATGCCAGGCCAGCTCATGGTGTTTGGGTGTTAAATTCACATCAAAAAAACCATCTGAATCGGGCACCTGACCACAAAGGCTACCATCAGCAAAACAAGCTATGAGTGAATGGGACTGTTCAATGGATCTTTGCACCAAGTCACGCCGACTTTCCCCATCAAGTTGGTCATAAAACTCACTGGGGTTAGTCGCGACAAATGCTTTTTCACGGAGAGCTTCGGCGGTGAAATTTTTCATTTTTAGTGACAACAATACATCTTGAGATTGACTCAAAATTCCCGAAGTGGGCGGCCTATTATCGCTTTCCATATATATTTGATCCTCAGCGAGTCCAGAAAACCCCTGGCTCACCCAAACATAAAAGGAATAAGCCGCTGCAACCGCCACCAAAAATCCAAACAAAGAAAATATTGCTGTCCACTTTTTCATCACAGCTCGGCTCCGCCTTGAGTCTTACGAACGACGTTTCGATCAACCCAGCCCAAACAATTATTTAGATTATTACCCGCTTTTAAATCTAAAAAACATCGAGGCGTTGCTGGATACCAAATGGCATAGGAGCGTTCTGTTTTACCTAAAACATAGACAGATTCGCCATTGCGAACAACTCCAATGGCCGATGTTCGAGATTTTTCAGTTGGACGCACTCGCAACCATGTTTTCATCGAAGAGGGTGCATTCTCGGTGTCTATTTCTCCCAAAAACAGATAGTCGGCTAAAAATTGCGTTGGGATTTTCTCAAGGTGAGTGGCGTCTGTAAAAAACTGATCATAGCCAAAACACAATTTATTCGATGTAGGTTCAGATACCGTTCGGACTTTGGCGTTCACATCATGAACCCATCCAATCAGATAACTGCCCGCCTTTTCTTGATGCACCTGTATCAGGCGAACAGATTCTTTGGGAATCCCATTGATCGACTCCATGGGCAGCCCCACCTTCAACCATGGCCCTCGTTTTTCGTTAAGATATGGCAGTTCTGAAATTCCATCTGGTGAATCTTTAAGCAGACTGAAACCCGACTGCGTGGGCACGCCATCCACATCACTTGTTGACGGGGCCAATCTAATATTTGCTTCTTTGCGATGGGACTTCAGTGCCACTAAGGTTTTCGAGTCTGAAAATTCGATGACGCCTGAATGACGAGGTATTCTCACCTGGGCCCAACGGCCAGACGACTTGGGACCACGAGCCCCGTCAAACTCGGAGATTACTTGCAATGGAACTCCAAAACCTCTGGTGTTGGGTAGGTAGCCACAATAGACTCTCTCATCTACCGATGGCGACAGGTAAAGACGTGTTTTATTGGCCAAGGTAAAGTGTGTCGCCTGCAGGGTCTGTTGCGATAACTTAAAAATACGATCTTCGGCCTCATTGAGATAATCTTTTTCTAGAAGGGCCTGAAGGGGCTTTGAATATTCGGGTTCTTCGGCCAACCCTCCGCCTGAGCCTTTGTGAATTTTTTCGAAATTCGTTAAAATCTCCTGGTAGACGAGCCACTCCACACTGTCTCTTGGCAACACCTGTTGATAAACGCTGTTTTGATTTAAAACCCTCCCGCGCTTAAAGGGAACTCCAGACACTTGGCCAACTACCACGTCTCGAAGAGACTGATAGAATTTTTTATTGGCCTCAACCCAAGCATCATTAATTTGAACTGAGGAGTTGCTAGCTTTTATAAGGCGGCTACGATGAGTCGGGTCAAAGGAACAAACAGCGTCTACGATAGATTGACCATAATAGTATTGGCCACCGTACAGTCCGCGAATCAAATTAAAATAGATATTGTTCTGCTCATATTTTTTAGTCGTAGAATCCACAGCCGATTTCGAAATAAAACTACACGCCTTTGAATAGCGAGGATAGTTTTTGAGTATTCCAAAATATCCCTGACTTGTGGGCTGTTGATCTCCCTCAAAAAGAAAACCCACGCCGTAATCGATGGTATTTTTCAGACTCAATACCACTTCAGGAGAAACAGCATCAATATGGTATCTGGCATTAGTTTGCCACATCCCGAGTGCTGTGCCGTTAAAAATAAACTGCCTCACCTCTTCTTCTTTATCAACCTGCTCACACTCAGCCACGAGAGGATTGATCGGATCTCTATAAAACTGGCTCAGTATTTTTTGAACTGTTTCTGTAACAGTGTCAGTGTGGTTGTTGGCCATCTGAAAGGCATTGGCTTTTTCAACACAGCGCCCGCCCTTTTCTAGTCGTATGTGTGAAAGTCTTGATTCATGATAGGGAACAACCAAACTGGCCAATAACAACGACCAATATCCGTTAACATTTCGACGATCGGCAAAGTCCTGACTTTCTAGAACCTCAACCCCATATCGATGGGCAGCTTGCACAATAAGTCCAAAAACCAGTTTTACATATTCCTCGGAGGCCTGTTGTACTCCAGCAGGGTCATCCAAATCTTTTCGAGGAAGCACCGGCCCCACAACAGGTGTGTCATCGGTCAGTGTCACCCATAGCGGGTCATAATTGGGGTTGCTGTAATGAAACAATTTTGATTTGACGGCGGGATAATTCACATCGGCCATGGCGGGCAAGATTAAAGCCGGCACAAGCAAACTGAAGACAAGCCCCCGCAAGAGTTGGCCGGTGACAGTGGCCAACCAATAAAAAATAGGGGCTAACAATTCATTAAACTTAATCCGCAAAACGGCTCTCCCAAACGTCCAGTATTTTCCACCCATTATCCCCCCAAAAAAGTAGCAAAACCTGGTCCTACGCCCACTCCCACCTAATGGGAGCAGAGCCCAAAACCCTATGCAGATTACACACATAGTGACAGAAATTGTCCGTCAACACCCACCAAGA
Proteins encoded:
- a CDS encoding alpha/beta hydrolase yields the protein MGSGRNWQTVVNAFAGHFQILTFDQRGHGRSFQPASGYAPEDYADDLLKIIDELGWDKIVLVGHSMGGRNALNFAYRFSHRTIGLVIEDIGPAPHPKAADRIRRLLAMVPTPFKNRVAARQFFQNEFPQKVGEGEMGATLASYFYMNISDQPDGGADWRFSKDGVLASLDLGNAKDRFFELEGLTMPTLVIRGAQSAELTQPLFEKMLASNPRVQGAVINDAGHWVHFDQTQAFIEVLDSFFRQLPLSGLSFD
- a CDS encoding poly(A) polymerase: MHIKQTPKLHQDWVDPEAFDVVERLQTAGHTTYLVGGCVRDLLLGKHPKDYDIATMAKPNEVRRLIRNAYVIGKRFRLVLVKRGDQQYEVATFRRDLKPDEKTPEEDLPEGDNLFGSPEEDALRRDFTINGLFYDPVNDSLIDLSGGLEDLKAGRIRMIGDPEARLLEDPIRILRAVRLAHMIRFQLDEALRSAMAKHASSLLQSALPRRREEILKFLRLDNPALPFLESYDLGLLEYMAPTLHELFSHSEKSQDFVTYLQAFHDKRMEAPFELFAGLVLAYYRSVIEPKSEVPVKNKDLLDNPKLVRLMRDELGMFKYEQSLVAKAIQMQGLLNKRAEFERRGSSRQMAILKNEAFPLALKLADRDYSLSADDLKFWHESFEKGRKEIESFQSNNNKRRRRRRRKPGPRKRPQS